DNA from Candidatus Nitrospira nitrificans:
GAATCATAGCGGGATAGTTCTCAGCCATGTCGACGACCACAGGAATGCCCAGGAGGCGGCCGCTTCCGATCGCCGTCAATGCCAACGGTAGATCCCGGACGATGATCACGTCCGCTTTTACTTTTCGAACTGTTCGCCAGATATGATAGATCCAAAGGGGATTGCAAAAAGCCGGAAAACCGATGAGGTTATTCAGCCTTCCCCAACTTGAAGACAGCGCCGGGAGGCGATGAATATGAAGATGTTTCGTTTGCTCATAACTTTGACGTCGCTTTGAATTCCGACAAACGAGATGGACGACGTGCTTCTTCGCAAGCGAGTCGCATACTTTTTCGACCCGGACATCCCAAGGATAATCTGCATCCCAAATGTGGCAAACAATCACGCAGGCACTCTCGAGTTACCCATCAGCTCACAATATAAATCGCCTGTCAGGGCTGCCGTCCGCTCAATGGAAAAGCGTGACTCGACTCGCGCCCGCGCAGCCTTTCGCAGCCGATTGCGCAACACCTCATCATTCGCCATCGTCTCAATAGCATCCGCGAGTACGTCGACATCCCTGGCCTGCACCAGTAGGGCTCCTTGCTCGTCGTCCAAGATCTCCGGAATCCCTCCGACACGGCTCGCAATGATCGGCACGGCCATCGCCATCGCCTCCAGTAAAACCATCGGAACACCTTCGTGGAGAGACGGCAATGCCAAGACATCAAACACCCCCATCAGGTCGTACACATCATTTCTGGCGCCCAAGAACAGTACGCGTCCCGCAACACCAACTTCCCTCGCAAGCCCTTCCAACGCAGGCCTTAACGGACCATCGCCGACAATCAATAACTTCCTCTCCCGAGGTCCTTTATTCTTCGATACGGCCCGTATTAAGTATTCAAGCCCCTTGACCGGGGTCAGGCGCCCCACCGATCCAATCACAAACTCGCTGGACGAAATACCTAACTGCTTACGCAGATGGGCGCCGCTGCTTGTCGTTTTCACACGTGTTAAGTCGACGCCGTTTCTGATACAGCTGACCTTTCCTGTCGTATACCGACACCGAAGTATCGCGGAGATTTCTTCCGACACGCCTACGAATCCGTGCCCCGCGACTTTTCCTACAATCGTATTCAGTGTGGTGTAGGCTCTCATCTTCACCGCAGCCCAGCCGTGAAGATGCTCATCCAATCCATGGTAAGTTTGGACCACTAGTGAATTGTGCGATAGTTTTGCGGCAAAGGCACCTAAAATATGCTCTTTGTATCGATGGGAATGCACAATGTCCGGACGGTGACGGCGCAGATGAGAGACCAGGGAACGCAGGGTTGACCATGCGCCCGCAGACTCATCATAGACCATTACCGAGATACCAGCAGCCGCAAGCTCTTCCGCTAGTCTCCCCTTGTTCAGCACAATCGCCGACAGATCAAACCTCTGATCAGCCTTGAGTGCCCGAAGTAGCGTGGCAATTTGCACCTCGGCCCCAGCCCAGAGATCTCCAGAGGCCAGATGACAGACCCGAATAGGTTTCAACGCTGACACCTGCCTCTTGTCCGTCCGTCAAAGCCAGATACCTTCCAATGATTTCTAAAAGTTCTGGTCAGCATCAGAGTCACCACGCATGAGGTGCCAGTCATCGAGCGAGATCTTTTCAAGCTCCAATGGAGATCGACTGTGGTATGCGAAGTGGAGATTCCCATGGATTCTTAAAAACCCGTTTCTTAGCAGCCCCTGTCCAAGCGACTTGAGAGATGCCGTGCAGAGTAGAGCATCGACTCCCTCTTGCCTCGCCCACTGGGCGACATAGGCAACGAGTCCATGCAGAACAGAGGACTCCCGAGGGTCATAGAGACAATCCACGATGGTGCCGAACTTCATATCTCCCATCCGTCGATCATTCAAAAACTGCTTGAACTTTACGATACAGTAACCGAGCAGTTTTTCATCGCGGCGGCACGTCAGTAGCCGGTATCCCTCGATCTTCCTCCCATACCTAGATTCCAGTGCGGCGCGATCTCGAACCAGAGCCGCGCCCAGCTGCCCGGCCACGGATTGCCAGAGATGGGTATAGCTATCATCGAAAGCCTCTTCCCATTGAAGATCGGCCTGGATCGGTTTCGGCCTGGCCAGGCAATTCATTCCCAACCATAATCGCTGCCCGAGTGCCAATCCGGCACTCCCTACCAAGCGAACAAATCTGCTCTTTAAATAAGGCCGTAAAAATGAGCTCTCGCCCCCTGCAGATACCGCTTCTACCGTGGACGGCTGAATATTTTCCAGGACGCCTCTGGCATTCATCACACGGAGATACTGCGGGAGCACGCCCTTATGCACCCACTTGAGACCTGTCAAGATTCGAAGGACGGGAGGTTCGACGTGCAGCGACATCGCGCAATCCAACGCGCGATTGACTTCCTTAATCAAAAGCGGCCCTACCAACCCGCTCCGATACTCAGGAAGGACCATAAAACCGACGATCCAGTGTGCGGCCTTCACCCCGGAAGAAATCGACAACCGCACGGGAATAGTCGTTACATGCCCGACGATCTTCTCATCTTTGAGAAACACAAACGTCGGCGCATCCGGTGGGGAAGCTGGGCCTGTATCCGCTTGTGAAGCAGGTGTGGTCTGCCCTGAGTCGATTTCTCGGGATGAACCAGGCCATATGACGCGACAAAATTCATGAAAGGCACGGGCCAGGTGCTCACCATACAGGCATACCCCGGCAATCTCTTTGCTTTCCATTGTAAGAGTTTTTGTGTTCTGGCCGAGATCGGCCCGCATCAGGAGGAAATGCCGTAGCCCTTCAAGATCGCCTTGATCTTTCCGACACTCGTCATTTCCATGGCATCGGCGATGGAGAGAGAGACTTTATAATGTTCCTCCAGACTCGTGATCAGCGACAAATGTCCCATCGAGTCCCACTCCGCAAGAGTGTCTTTGGAGGACGAGTCGGTCACATTCCACGGATCAAGATTAAATACTTTTCCGACAATCGCTTCAATGGTCATCAGACTTCCTTTCTTCAGCCACTCTGATCCACGCAGGTCTTGCAATCCCAGCCTGAGAGAGATTCAGTTCCCACTCCTGATGCTCCCCGTCTTCCTTCAGAAGACCGAACCCGTGCTGAGCGTAAAACTCCGTGACGGGATGATTTTTTTTCGTCGCGCGAAACTCCCCCACCAGCCTCATGACGCCGGCCCCCGCTGCGTCCGAGCAAATCCGTTCCAGGAAGGCGGTCTCAATACCGAGCCCCATGACCCGACAGCTCATGAGGAGGCTATCGATATGCCAGACATCTGGTCCCTTCCATACCACCGCAGCGCCCACAAGTCCGTGATCCCCAAAGCGGTCTTTGACGTGGAGGTCATAGAGAATCGTCTCAGCCGATGCCATGAACCTTCCAACGTCTTCGGCTTGATAACGCCGTGTGGTCAGATTGAACTGATTCGTCTTATTAAATAACTGCACCAGCCGGGATGACACCTCCCGAGATGCCTGGGCGATCACAACTTCTATTTCAAGAGAATGCAGGTACTCATCCAGCGAGGCAGATGTACTCTTGGCTGCCTTCCGTTTTGACTGAGCCTGATACTGAGCCACTCGCGTCTCATCTTCTTTCGTCAGTGCTAACAGTTCAAAATCCGACAACTCCTCGATTGTCCGGCGATAGAGAGAGGCATCCTTCGGTAGATCGACGGTGTGCACTTCCGGAAGCAGTTGTCGAACCAATTCCCGTTCATTCGGATTATCATCGATGAAGACGAGCGAATCCAGGCCGATGTTCAGCTCTTTGGCAATTTCTCGAATATTCTCCGCCTTATTCTGCCAATTGATCCGCATCGCGG
Protein-coding regions in this window:
- a CDS encoding glycosyltransferase; its protein translation is MKPIRVCHLASGDLWAGAEVQIATLLRALKADQRFDLSAIVLNKGRLAEELAAAGISVMVYDESAGAWSTLRSLVSHLRRHRPDIVHSHRYKEHILGAFAAKLSHNSLVVQTYHGLDEHLHGWAAVKMRAYTTLNTIVGKVAGHGFVGVSEEISAILRCRYTTGKVSCIRNGVDLTRVKTTSSGAHLRKQLGISSSEFVIGSVGRLTPVKGLEYLIRAVSKNKGPRERKLLIVGDGPLRPALEGLAREVGVAGRVLFLGARNDVYDLMGVFDVLALPSLHEGVPMVLLEAMAMAVPIIASRVGGIPEILDDEQGALLVQARDVDVLADAIETMANDEVLRNRLRKAARARVESRFSIERTAALTGDLYCELMGNSRVPA
- a CDS encoding GNAT family protein, which encodes MESKEIAGVCLYGEHLARAFHEFCRVIWPGSSREIDSGQTTPASQADTGPASPPDAPTFVFLKDEKIVGHVTTIPVRLSISSGVKAAHWIVGFMVLPEYRSGLVGPLLIKEVNRALDCAMSLHVEPPVLRILTGLKWVHKGVLPQYLRVMNARGVLENIQPSTVEAVSAGGESSFLRPYLKSRFVRLVGSAGLALGQRLWLGMNCLARPKPIQADLQWEEAFDDSYTHLWQSVAGQLGAALVRDRAALESRYGRKIEGYRLLTCRRDEKLLGYCIVKFKQFLNDRRMGDMKFGTIVDCLYDPRESSVLHGLVAYVAQWARQEGVDALLCTASLKSLGQGLLRNGFLRIHGNLHFAYHSRSPLELEKISLDDWHLMRGDSDADQNF
- a CDS encoding acyl carrier protein; amino-acid sequence: MTIEAIVGKVFNLDPWNVTDSSSKDTLAEWDSMGHLSLITSLEEHYKVSLSIADAMEMTSVGKIKAILKGYGISS